From Paenibacillus thermoaerophilus, a single genomic window includes:
- a CDS encoding extracellular solute-binding protein translates to MAGAKRRGKGSASAVALLLAMSVAAAGCSKGDGGSASSSEPNASQGPSAAASGNPAEKNEPFKITMSMNFDGKDIPNPNNPVQQAIETYTNTKLDIRYTPGAQYQEKLSVLIASGDLPMVVASYGAPKQSYLLTAFENGVFWDIAPYLKEYPNLSKLNQAIYDNIAYKGKIYGLPRERPLARNAFIYRADWLENLGMQEPKTLEEFYNMLKAFKEKDPDKNGKNDTYGLSTGNVGGSGPEPSAYGVVLGAPNVWEVRNGEFIRDVFTPEYLEGLKFQKRLFEEGLIHPDFAMMDRPKMEGEFENGKAGVIYNTTNVAVSYEARVKAHFPDAKISFFSLLANDKGEKRIAGAMGSNGILMFPKSSVKTEAELKRILKFFDQLADKEMADLLEWGIVGKHSQRKDGKYEMINQEAFDNEVAFPYKWPLRVVALDAIKSPGIVNPLVEKEIQVTEENKKYVVNNPTNAILSATFTERGVELEQIIKDANTKFIMGVIDEAKWKSEMERWKSSGGDKIAKEYAEDWAKGNK, encoded by the coding sequence ATGGCTGGGGCAAAGAGAAGGGGAAAAGGATCGGCAAGCGCGGTTGCGCTGCTGTTGGCGATGTCAGTCGCGGCAGCCGGCTGCAGCAAGGGAGACGGCGGTAGCGCAAGCTCAAGCGAGCCTAACGCTTCGCAAGGGCCGAGCGCGGCGGCAAGCGGCAATCCCGCGGAGAAAAACGAGCCGTTTAAAATTACGATGTCGATGAACTTCGACGGCAAAGATATTCCGAATCCGAACAACCCGGTGCAGCAGGCGATCGAGACATATACGAACACGAAGCTGGACATCCGGTACACGCCGGGCGCGCAGTACCAGGAGAAGCTGTCCGTTCTGATCGCGTCGGGAGATTTGCCGATGGTGGTCGCAAGCTACGGCGCTCCCAAGCAGTCGTACCTGCTGACCGCGTTCGAAAACGGCGTGTTTTGGGATATCGCGCCTTACCTTAAAGAGTACCCGAACTTGTCGAAGCTGAATCAGGCCATCTACGACAATATCGCGTACAAGGGCAAAATATACGGGCTGCCCCGCGAGCGGCCGCTGGCCCGCAACGCGTTCATCTATCGCGCGGATTGGCTGGAGAACCTGGGCATGCAGGAGCCGAAAACGCTGGAAGAATTCTACAATATGTTGAAAGCGTTTAAGGAAAAAGATCCGGACAAAAACGGCAAAAACGACACCTATGGCTTGAGCACGGGCAATGTCGGCGGATCGGGTCCCGAGCCGTCTGCGTACGGCGTCGTGTTGGGCGCGCCCAACGTGTGGGAGGTGCGGAACGGGGAATTTATCCGCGACGTGTTCACCCCCGAGTACCTGGAAGGCTTAAAGTTCCAGAAGCGGCTGTTCGAGGAGGGACTGATCCACCCGGACTTCGCAATGATGGACCGTCCGAAGATGGAAGGCGAATTCGAGAACGGCAAGGCCGGCGTCATCTATAATACGACCAATGTCGCGGTGTCGTACGAAGCCCGGGTGAAGGCGCATTTCCCCGACGCGAAAATCAGCTTCTTCAGTCTGCTGGCGAACGACAAGGGAGAGAAACGCATCGCCGGGGCGATGGGCTCCAACGGCATACTGATGTTCCCCAAATCGAGCGTCAAGACGGAAGCCGAACTGAAACGGATTCTGAAGTTTTTCGATCAACTGGCCGACAAGGAGATGGCCGACCTGCTGGAGTGGGGCATCGTCGGCAAGCATTCCCAACGGAAAGACGGCAAGTACGAGATGATCAACCAGGAAGCGTTCGACAATGAAGTGGCGTTCCCCTATAAGTGGCCGCTGCGCGTCGTCGCCCTGGATGCCATCAAGTCGCCGGGCATTGTGAATCCGCTTGTGGAGAAAGAGATTCAAGTGACGGAGGAAAACAAAAAATACGTCGTCAACAATCCGACCAACGCGATCTTGTCGGCAACGTTCACCGAACGCGGCGTCGAGCTGGAGCAGATCATCAAGGACGCCAATACGAAATTCATCATGGGCGTCATCGACGAAGCCAAATGGAAAAGTGAAATGGAACGGTGGAAAAGCTCCGGCGGCGATAAAATCGCCAAGGAATATGCCGAAGATTGGGCCAAAGGGAACAAATAA
- a CDS encoding ABC transporter permease — MLPGLVYFLIFKILPMWGVLMAFQNYQPSLGLWGSKWVGFKHFERLFQSPDFWMLFKNTFMLALYNLVIYFPITLILALILNEVRHEAYKRTVQTLVYIPHFLSWVVVAGITFLLLGSEGLFNKIGETFGQPRVDYLYSTDWFRPLIVMQIIWKDAGWGTIIFLAALAGVNVQLYEAAKIDGASRFRMMWHITLPAIRSVIVILLILRLGHFMDLGFEQIYLMLNSLNRGVGEVFDTYVFRVGIQQGQFSYSAAVGLFKSVIGLVLVWSANRIAKKFGEEGIY, encoded by the coding sequence ATGCTGCCGGGACTCGTGTATTTTCTGATCTTTAAAATTTTACCTATGTGGGGCGTGTTGATGGCGTTTCAAAACTATCAGCCGTCCCTCGGGTTATGGGGCAGCAAATGGGTCGGCTTCAAGCATTTCGAACGGCTTTTTCAGTCGCCCGATTTTTGGATGCTGTTTAAAAATACGTTTATGCTGGCGTTGTACAACCTTGTCATTTATTTTCCGATTACGCTGATTCTGGCTCTGATCCTGAACGAAGTGCGCCATGAAGCCTACAAGCGGACCGTTCAGACGCTTGTGTATATTCCGCATTTTTTATCCTGGGTCGTGGTCGCGGGCATCACGTTTCTGCTGCTCGGATCGGAGGGGTTGTTCAACAAAATCGGAGAAACGTTCGGCCAGCCTCGGGTGGACTACCTGTACAGCACGGATTGGTTCCGGCCGCTTATCGTCATGCAGATCATCTGGAAGGATGCCGGATGGGGAACGATTATTTTCCTCGCGGCTCTGGCCGGGGTTAACGTGCAACTGTATGAAGCCGCCAAAATCGACGGGGCGTCGCGGTTCCGCATGATGTGGCATATTACGCTTCCGGCTATCCGCAGCGTTATCGTCATCCTGCTTATTTTGAGGCTGGGACATTTCATGGACCTCGGCTTCGAGCAAATTTACCTGATGCTCAATTCGCTGAACCGCGGGGTCGGGGAAGTGTTCGACACGTACGTGTTCCGGGTCGGCATCCAGCAAGGACAGTTCAGCTACAGCGCCGCCGTCGGTTTGTTTAAATCGGTGATCGGCTTGGTGCTGGTATGGTCCGCGAACCGGATCGCCAAAAAATTCGGCGAAGAAGGCATCTACTGA
- a CDS encoding carbohydrate ABC transporter permease encodes MTYDRTLTNRLIDMVIYGILGVISACALLPFLYVFINSFSATEEPFPSEWTLSAYRYIFSTDKFLRSLAVSVYITLLGTALSLTATAFMAYGLSARSVPGRKWVLLMVLFTILFSGGMIPTYFVVRAVGLIDTLWALMIPGLMSGFYLLVMKDFFQSVPDELKEAAQIDGCHEVGIFFRIIIPLSLPALAAFGLFYAVGLWNQYFSAILYINDSTKWPVQVLLQQVIMQASGIGDSTQMGENMSFYGQSVRMAVIIVTTVPILLVYPFLQKHFAKGVLLGSVKG; translated from the coding sequence ATGACCTATGATCGTACGTTAACGAACCGGCTTATCGATATGGTCATCTACGGCATTCTGGGCGTCATCTCGGCATGCGCGCTCCTTCCGTTCCTGTACGTCTTCATCAATTCGTTCTCCGCGACGGAGGAGCCGTTCCCAAGCGAATGGACTTTGTCCGCTTACCGCTATATTTTCTCCACCGACAAGTTTCTCCGCAGCCTGGCCGTCAGCGTCTATATCACGCTGCTGGGCACGGCGCTGAGTTTGACGGCGACGGCCTTCATGGCTTACGGCTTGTCCGCCCGTTCGGTTCCGGGGCGCAAATGGGTGCTGCTGATGGTGCTGTTCACGATTTTGTTCAGCGGCGGCATGATTCCGACGTATTTTGTCGTGCGTGCGGTCGGTCTGATCGATACACTGTGGGCGTTAATGATTCCCGGTTTGATGAGCGGCTTTTATCTGCTGGTCATGAAGGATTTCTTCCAGAGCGTGCCCGACGAACTGAAGGAAGCGGCACAAATCGACGGCTGTCACGAAGTCGGGATCTTCTTCCGCATCATCATTCCGCTGTCTCTGCCGGCTTTGGCTGCATTCGGGCTGTTTTACGCCGTTGGCTTGTGGAATCAGTATTTCAGCGCCATTCTCTACATCAACGACAGCACGAAATGGCCCGTGCAGGTGCTGCTCCAACAAGTGATCATGCAAGCCTCGGGGATCGGCGACTCGACCCAAATGGGCGAGAACATGTCCTTCTACGGCCAGTCGGTCCGGATGGCGGTTATTATCGTCACGACGGTCCCGATCTTATTGGTCTATCCGTTCCTGCAGAAACATTTTGCCAAGGGTGTTCTTCTGGGCTCGGTGAAAGGATAA